One window from the genome of Aerosakkonema funiforme FACHB-1375 encodes:
- a CDS encoding ABC transporter permease, which yields MLNYLALSSYFIALSQGRLDVILNPFKLYTIPIQDWINTGVNLLVDRCRPIFQIIRIPFSLALDGIEWLFLAIPPLILLLILGLTIWQLAGRKIAIYSVIGLIFLGFLGVWEQTMMTLSLMGTAVLFCAAIGVPIGIACARSDRLEQFVRPVLDFMQTLPLFIYLVPVVMLFGIGKVPGVIVTLVVAIPPLIRLTNLGIRQVSTEVVEAAIAFGSTPKQVLWEVLLPLAMPSILTGLNQTILIALSMSVIASMIAVQGLGMMVLQGTSSLNVGLAAVGGLGIVLIAIMLDRISQAVGEADRQVSWFEQGPIGFLLSQLNIIKKKRIQKKPSLLK from the coding sequence ATGTTAAATTATTTGGCTTTATCCAGTTACTTCATTGCCTTAAGTCAAGGAAGACTTGATGTTATCTTAAATCCCTTTAAACTTTATACCATACCCATTCAAGATTGGATTAACACCGGCGTTAATTTACTGGTCGATCGCTGTCGTCCCATCTTCCAAATCATTCGGATTCCTTTTAGCTTAGCACTTGATGGCATAGAATGGCTGTTCCTTGCTATTCCTCCCCTGATTTTGCTGCTAATTCTTGGCTTGACAATCTGGCAACTGGCTGGGCGAAAAATTGCTATTTATAGCGTCATTGGGCTCATATTCCTTGGCTTTTTGGGGGTGTGGGAACAAACAATGATGACACTTTCTCTCATGGGGACAGCAGTATTATTTTGTGCGGCGATCGGCGTTCCCATTGGCATTGCTTGTGCCAGAAGCGATCGCCTGGAACAATTTGTCCGCCCTGTACTTGATTTTATGCAAACCCTGCCGCTGTTTATCTATCTCGTCCCTGTAGTAATGCTGTTTGGCATTGGCAAAGTGCCGGGAGTAATAGTTACATTAGTTGTGGCTATACCACCTCTAATTCGCCTCACCAACTTGGGCATCCGGCAAGTGTCAACAGAAGTAGTCGAAGCAGCGATCGCTTTTGGTTCGACCCCGAAACAAGTGCTGTGGGAAGTACTTCTTCCCCTCGCGATGCCCAGCATCCTGACCGGTTTGAATCAAACAATCTTGATCGCCTTATCAATGTCGGTGATTGCCTCGATGATTGCCGTGCAAGGACTGGGAATGATGGTATTACAGGGCACCAGCAGCTTGAATGTAGGACTGGCTGCCGTAGGCGGATTGGGGATTGTTTTGATTGCGATTATGCTCGATCGCATTAGCCAAGCAGTAGGTGAAGCCGATCGCCAAGTTTCCTGGTTCGAGCAAGGGCCGATCGGTTTTCTCCTCTCCCAGTTAAACATAATAAAAAAAAAGAGAATTCAAAAGAAACCGAGTTTGTTGAAGTAA